A genome region from Candidatus Saganbacteria bacterium includes the following:
- a CDS encoding sugar phosphate nucleotidyltransferase, whose product MKAMLMAGGFGKRLHPLTTNIPKPLIPVCGKPIMLYVIQELKKHSIDDIVVLLFHQPNLIKDYFKDGKEFGVELTYVTADQDFGTAGAVKYAQKFINEPFIVISADIITDFDLTSIIKFHKSKKAAATITLTRVENPLEYGIVITGPDGRINHFLEKPSWGEVFSDTVNTGIYILEPEVLDDIPEGRLYDFSMDLFPKMLEDKKKLFGCVSEGYWKDIGNLLEYAHVHKDILDGKIAISDAAVSSTAKVSHLAKIEGRVIIGSRTSIADGAYISSSVIGERCAIGRDAKIVNSVIWDDVEIGKECSLSRCVVADGAVIQERSELEEGSIVSEKCVVGADSKIQPYIRIWPGKNIEEGSIVNSSVIWRQRWSKNIFGPYGITGICNIEITPEFAAKLGSAFGAMLGKGSSVTSSMDGHKASRMISRGLISGLLSSGVNVSNLEMVPSPINRYELKALKSKGGIHVRKSPFDHNLIDIKFFDGDGMDLSPSKEKSIEKFFWGEDYERPTIDETGELTFPFYRVAEGYKEGLITFVQAKDIKDRKYKVIIDYSYGSASSIFPSILGQMGCDTVAINAYIDDSKFTRSKAEFDRSLKQLSQIVVSLKADLGILFDTGAEKIFLIDEKGSVLSGDLALSLMVKLMVISGAKTIAVPVNASSAVDEIASEKKVKVFRTKTSHRSMMETAVESKVDMFGENTGGYIFPGFQPSFDSMLSTAKLFELLLKPEVPMSEIVESLPKKYLLKDQVPCPNALKGMVIRYIVDEARDERPELIDGVKLRFGSDWVLVNGHAHKQEIYIISESDKEDTARKLMSKYKDTIKKLISDNLGKK is encoded by the coding sequence ATGAAAGCAATGTTAATGGCCGGAGGGTTCGGGAAACGGCTCCACCCGCTAACTACTAATATCCCGAAGCCGCTTATTCCTGTTTGCGGTAAGCCGATAATGTTATACGTGATACAGGAATTAAAAAAACATTCTATAGACGATATCGTTGTCCTTCTTTTTCACCAGCCGAATCTTATCAAGGACTATTTCAAGGACGGCAAAGAATTCGGCGTCGAGCTTACTTATGTGACAGCCGATCAGGATTTCGGCACGGCCGGAGCAGTGAAATACGCGCAGAAATTTATTAATGAACCGTTCATAGTGATCAGCGCGGACATAATAACGGATTTTGATCTGACATCAATAATAAAATTCCACAAGTCTAAAAAAGCTGCAGCGACAATAACTTTGACAAGGGTAGAAAATCCTCTAGAATATGGGATTGTAATCACCGGACCGGACGGCAGGATAAACCATTTCCTTGAAAAGCCGTCATGGGGAGAAGTGTTCAGCGATACTGTTAATACGGGCATATACATATTAGAACCGGAAGTCCTTGACGATATCCCCGAAGGCCGGTTGTATGATTTCAGCATGGACCTTTTCCCGAAGATGCTCGAAGACAAAAAGAAACTGTTCGGCTGCGTGAGTGAAGGTTATTGGAAAGACATAGGGAATTTGTTAGAATATGCTCACGTTCATAAGGATATTCTTGACGGAAAGATCGCCATTTCCGATGCCGCAGTAAGTAGCACGGCAAAAGTCTCTCATCTTGCAAAGATCGAAGGCAGGGTGATCATCGGCAGCAGAACGTCCATAGCTGACGGCGCTTACATATCGAGTTCGGTAATAGGGGAACGGTGCGCTATCGGAAGGGACGCAAAGATCGTCAATTCCGTGATATGGGACGATGTCGAGATCGGGAAAGAGTGCAGCCTTTCAAGATGCGTCGTTGCCGACGGGGCGGTGATCCAGGAAAGGTCCGAGCTTGAAGAGGGGAGCATCGTCAGCGAGAAATGCGTTGTCGGGGCTGACTCAAAGATCCAGCCCTATATCAGGATCTGGCCGGGGAAAAATATCGAAGAGGGAAGCATAGTGAATTCAAGCGTTATATGGCGGCAGAGATGGTCCAAGAATATTTTCGGGCCGTACGGCATCACGGGGATATGCAATATCGAGATAACGCCGGAGTTCGCCGCGAAGCTCGGAAGCGCTTTCGGGGCGATGCTCGGCAAGGGATCGAGCGTGACAAGCTCGATGGACGGGCACAAGGCATCACGCATGATATCGCGCGGGCTTATTTCAGGGCTGTTGTCCTCGGGAGTCAACGTTTCCAACCTTGAGATGGTCCCGAGCCCGATAAACAGGTATGAACTTAAAGCGCTTAAATCGAAAGGCGGGATCCACGTAAGAAAATCACCGTTCGACCATAATCTTATTGATATTAAATTCTTTGACGGAGACGGAATGGACCTTTCTCCGAGCAAGGAAAAATCGATAGAGAAGTTTTTCTGGGGTGAGGACTACGAGCGCCCCACGATAGACGAGACAGGAGAGCTGACATTCCCGTTCTACAGGGTGGCCGAGGGATATAAAGAAGGGCTTATCACTTTTGTACAGGCAAAAGATATCAAGGACAGAAAATATAAGGTGATAATCGATTACTCGTACGGCAGCGCTTCTTCCATCTTCCCGTCGATACTCGGACAGATGGGGTGCGATACAGTCGCGATAAACGCTTATATAGACGATTCAAAGTTCACAAGGTCAAAAGCGGAATTCGACAGGTCGCTGAAGCAGCTTTCCCAGATAGTCGTTTCGTTAAAAGCCGACCTCGGCATCCTGTTCGATACCGGAGCGGAAAAAATCTTTCTTATAGACGAAAAGGGGAGTGTCTTAAGCGGTGACCTGGCGCTGTCCCTTATGGTCAAGCTGATGGTGATCTCGGGAGCAAAGACTATCGCGGTCCCCGTGAACGCATCGTCCGCGGTTGACGAGATAGCCTCCGAAAAGAAAGTGAAAGTATTCCGGACAAAGACAAGCCACCGCTCCATGATGGAGACGGCGGTCGAAAGTAAAGTGGACATGTTCGGCGAGAACACGGGCGGTTATATCTTCCCGGGTTTCCAGCCGTCGTTCGATTCGATGCTTTCGACCGCGAAACTTTTTGAGCTGCTTTTAAAGCCGGAAGTCCCGATGTCGGAGATAGTTGAGTCGCTGCCGAAAAAATATCTTCTCAAAGACCAGGTCCCCTGTCCGAACGCGTTAAAAGGCATGGTGATCAGGTATATAGTAGATGAAGCGCGCGACGAAAGACCCGAGCTGATAGACGGGGTCAAGCTGCGCTTTGGAAGCGACTGGGTGCTTGTCAACGGCCACGCGCACAAGCAGGAGATCTATATCATCAGCGAATCGGACAAAGAAGATACGGCGAGAAAGCTCATGTCGAAATATAAAGACACGATCAAAAAACTCATTTCCGATAATCTCGGGAAGAAATAG
- the uvrB gene encoding excinuclease ABC subunit UvrB: MSDFKLKSGFSPSGDQPQAIEKIVKEIEKGEKYTTLLGVTGSGKTFTMASAIAQVNRPTLILSPNKTLAAQLCQEFRSFFPSSSVEYFVSFYDYYQPEAYIPTTDTYIEKDSAINDEIDRLRHRATMSLFERRDVIVVASVSCIYGLGTPANYLEGSINIDVGQNLNRDNLLYQFVGVKYERNDTVLSRGKFRARGDVVEVMPIYETNIFRIELDEDKISKISEINPTTGEVIGKKDSLHIFPATHYVTFKDRLEGSLKNIEDELSVRLKELKDKNKLVEAQRLEQRTNYDIEMIREMGYCHGIENYSRHLDGRRPGQPPSTLIDYFPKDFLMFIDESHVAVPQIRGMYAGDQARKKTLVEYGFRLPSALDNRPLNFSEFTQRLNQCLFVSATPGEYETSQSKKIVEQIIRPTGLIDPEVVLKPTKGQIKDLIKEIKIRVEKKERVLVTTLTKRMAEDLSEYLQEAKIKSKYLHSDIDTLDRIDILRGLRLGEFDVLVGINLLREGLDLPEVSLVAIMDADKEGFLRGETSLIQTIGRAARNINGKVFLYADRMTRSMKKAVSETNRRRALQIRYNKKNNITPKTIIKEVKDISEQISKVKGEDIKRLKGIIKEEEVPILIKRLDEEMKTAAIELEFEKAAVIRDQIKELKGLWKK; this comes from the coding sequence ATGAGCGATTTTAAACTCAAGTCCGGCTTTTCCCCTTCAGGCGACCAGCCGCAGGCGATCGAAAAGATAGTAAAAGAAATAGAAAAAGGCGAAAAGTATACTACGCTCCTCGGCGTCACCGGGTCAGGAAAAACTTTCACGATGGCAAGTGCCATCGCTCAGGTAAATAGACCCACTTTGATACTTTCACCCAACAAGACCCTCGCCGCGCAATTATGCCAGGAGTTCAGGTCGTTCTTCCCTTCGAGTTCAGTGGAATATTTCGTCAGTTTCTATGATTATTACCAGCCGGAGGCATATATCCCGACCACCGACACTTATATCGAAAAAGATTCCGCCATCAATGATGAGATCGACAGGCTCCGCCACAGGGCTACGATGTCGCTTTTTGAGAGAAGGGATGTGATCGTCGTCGCTTCCGTGTCCTGTATATACGGTCTCGGCACGCCGGCCAATTATCTTGAAGGCTCGATAAATATCGATGTCGGCCAAAATCTAAACAGAGATAATCTTTTATACCAGTTTGTCGGAGTAAAATATGAAAGGAACGATACAGTTCTTTCACGGGGGAAGTTCCGCGCTAGAGGCGATGTGGTCGAAGTGATGCCGATATATGAAACGAATATATTCAGGATCGAACTGGACGAGGACAAAATATCAAAAATTTCAGAAATAAATCCTACTACCGGCGAGGTTATCGGAAAGAAAGATTCTCTTCATATATTCCCCGCGACCCATTATGTCACTTTCAAAGACAGGCTTGAAGGATCTTTAAAGAACATCGAGGACGAACTTTCGGTACGGCTGAAAGAGCTCAAAGATAAGAACAAGCTTGTCGAAGCTCAGCGGCTTGAGCAGAGGACGAACTATGACATCGAGATGATAAGGGAAATGGGGTACTGCCACGGGATAGAAAATTACAGCAGGCACCTTGACGGCAGAAGGCCGGGCCAGCCGCCGTCGACTTTGATCGATTATTTCCCTAAAGATTTCCTTATGTTTATCGACGAGAGCCATGTCGCTGTCCCGCAGATAAGGGGGATGTATGCCGGGGACCAGGCAAGGAAGAAGACCCTTGTCGAGTATGGTTTCCGCCTCCCGTCGGCCCTGGACAACAGGCCGCTCAATTTCAGCGAGTTCACACAGCGGCTCAACCAGTGCCTGTTCGTTTCGGCGACCCCGGGAGAATACGAGACAAGCCAGAGCAAAAAGATCGTCGAGCAGATAATCAGGCCTACCGGGCTTATCGACCCGGAAGTGGTACTGAAACCGACAAAGGGGCAGATAAAAGACCTTATCAAGGAAATAAAAATACGCGTTGAAAAAAAAGAGCGGGTGCTCGTCACGACGCTCACGAAAAGAATGGCGGAAGACCTTTCCGAGTACCTGCAGGAAGCAAAAATAAAGAGCAAATACCTGCATTCCGATATCGATACTCTGGACAGGATAGATATCCTCAGAGGGCTGCGGCTGGGGGAATTCGATGTCCTGGTCGGGATAAATCTTTTGCGGGAGGGGCTTGACCTGCCCGAAGTCTCTCTCGTGGCTATCATGGATGCCGATAAAGAAGGGTTTTTAAGGGGAGAAACATCGCTTATACAGACGATAGGCCGCGCGGCGAGAAATATAAACGGGAAAGTATTCCTCTATGCCGACAGGATGACCAGGTCGATGAAGAAAGCCGTCAGCGAGACCAACAGGCGTAGGGCCCTCCAAATAAGGTATAATAAAAAGAACAATATCACGCCAAAAACGATAATAAAAGAAGTAAAAGATATCAGCGAGCAGATAAGTAAAGTTAAGGGCGAGGATATTAAGAGGCTCAAAGGGATAATCAAAGAAGAAGAGGTCCCGATATTGATAAAGAGGCTTGATGAAGAAATGAAGACAGCGGCGATAGAGCTCGAGTTCGAGAAAGCCGCTGTCATAAGGGACCAGATAAAGGAGTTAAAAGGCTTATGGAAAAAATAG
- the dapA gene encoding 4-hydroxy-tetrahydrodipicolinate synthase, with amino-acid sequence MEKIGRIITAMVTPFKENGEVDYKKAEEMAVFLTENGSDGVVVHGTTGESPTLTHDEEYELYKVVKNALQGKASLIAGTGSNSTDTTIRSTKKAEQIGADAALLVVPYYNKPSQEGLYQHYRAVARSTGLPLIIYNIPGRTGINMLPETVARTAEFKNIIGLKDAAGDLNYTSAARTLLPKDFLIWSGDDSLTLPMMSVGAYGVISVASHLAGREIKKMVDLYVSGDVNKAEEIHRKLMPLFKVLFIAPNPSPLKFALKAIGHDCGKTRLPLVEPSAAEKKEIIKVMKGLSLIEDGAYDV; translated from the coding sequence ATGGAAAAAATAGGAAGAATAATAACCGCGATGGTGACACCCTTCAAGGAGAACGGCGAAGTGGATTATAAAAAAGCGGAAGAAATGGCCGTGTTCCTCACGGAGAACGGTTCCGACGGAGTCGTCGTGCATGGTACGACAGGGGAATCGCCGACGCTCACGCATGACGAGGAATACGAGCTTTACAAAGTGGTAAAAAACGCCCTCCAGGGCAAAGCTTCGCTGATAGCCGGGACCGGGTCAAATTCAACGGACACGACTATAAGATCGACAAAAAAAGCGGAGCAGATAGGCGCGGACGCCGCGCTTCTTGTAGTGCCGTATTACAACAAGCCTTCACAGGAGGGCCTGTACCAGCATTACAGGGCTGTTGCTCGTAGCACGGGGCTGCCTTTGATAATCTATAACATCCCGGGGCGTACCGGTATCAACATGCTGCCGGAGACAGTAGCGAGAACAGCTGAGTTTAAGAATATAATCGGATTAAAAGACGCTGCGGGAGATCTGAATTATACATCCGCGGCAAGAACACTGCTTCCGAAAGACTTTCTGATCTGGAGCGGGGATGATTCGCTGACGCTGCCTATGATGTCGGTTGGCGCGTACGGAGTGATAAGCGTCGCGTCGCATCTTGCCGGCAGGGAGATCAAAAAAATGGTGGACCTGTACGTGAGCGGAGACGTAAATAAAGCGGAGGAGATCCACAGGAAGCTGATGCCTTTATTTAAAGTGCTTTTTATCGCGCCCAACCCGTCCCCGCTGAAATTCGCCCTTAAAGCGATCGGGCACGACTGCGGCAAAACGCGTCTTCCTCTCGTGGAACCGTCAGCCGCGGAGAAAAAAGAAATAATAAAAGTGATGAAAGGCCTTTCTCTCATCGAAGACGGCGCGTATGATGTTTAA